The Verrucomicrobium spinosum DSM 4136 = JCM 18804 genome includes a region encoding these proteins:
- the carB gene encoding carbamoyl-phosphate synthase large subunit, translated as MPKDTSIHKILLIGSGPIVIGQGCEFDYSGVQACKALREEGYEVVLVNSNPATIMTDPEFAARTYVEPITPEVVEKIIAKERPDALLPTLGGQTALNTAMSLFKSGVLEKYNVRMIGAKADAIEKGEDRLLFKNAMLKIGLDLPQSGVAHKMEEATIIAEEIGTYPLIIRPAFTLGGSGGGIAYNREEFETIVARGIDMSPVNEVLIEESLLGWKEFEMEVMRDRADNCVVICSIENLDPMGVHTGDSITVAPIQTLTDREYQIMRDASFACIREIGVETGGSNIQFAVHPTSGRMIVIEMNPRVSRSSALASKATGFPIAKIAAKLAVGYTLDELKNDITRETPASFEPTIDYVVTKVPRFTFEKFPGADTTLTTQMKSVGEAMAIGRTFKESLQKALRSLEIKRFGLLGDGADREVDDETLTTKLTVPNAERIFFLAQAFDRGWDVEKVFSLTQIDRWFLRQIQEIVHATQQISVNTSEHLFSQIPAAELTEERKASVLRASMLKLKKQGFSDKQLATQYGITEQQIRAGRIKYGVIPTYRLVDTCAAEFEAYTPYYYSTYGVENERRDSDKKKVLILGGGPNRIGQGIEFDYCCVHAAFAARELGFEAIMVNSNPETVSTDYDTSDKLYFEPLTLEDVLNICEQEKPWGVIVQFGGQTPLNLAAGLAAAGVPIIGTSPKSIELAEDRKLFAALLDELGLNQAPSGTAVSTEEALAITARIGYPSLVRPSFVLGGRAMQIVYSDAELIHYMQNAVEASPERPVLVDRFLEDATEVDVDCISDGETTVVGAIMEHIEEAGIHSGDSACVIPPFSLTKEMQVRITDAAKKLARALDVRGLMNMQLAVKGDDLYVIEVNPRASRTVPFVSKAIGVPLAKYAAKIMMGEKLKDLGFTTEVTPPHYSVKEAVFPFSKFPGVDITLGPEMKSTGEVMGIDPDLGMAFAKSQMAAGGALPKGGNIFVSVKEADKASVAAVSKGYSDLGFVLYATPGTAQLLEAEGIPVKVLPKLASGQRPNVLDLIKNKQIQFIINTPSGKSPRADEIKIRTAAVANRIPIMTTLRAADASLRAIKSLQAADIEVRALQDYHKA; from the coding sequence ATGCCCAAAGACACTAGTATCCACAAGATTCTCCTGATCGGCTCCGGCCCTATCGTCATTGGTCAGGGTTGTGAGTTTGACTATTCCGGCGTCCAGGCCTGCAAGGCCCTGAGGGAGGAGGGCTACGAGGTGGTGCTCGTGAACTCCAACCCGGCCACGATCATGACCGACCCGGAGTTCGCGGCCCGTACCTACGTAGAGCCGATCACCCCAGAGGTGGTGGAGAAGATCATCGCCAAAGAACGTCCGGACGCGCTGCTGCCCACCCTGGGTGGGCAGACGGCTCTGAACACGGCCATGTCCCTTTTCAAAAGCGGTGTGCTGGAGAAGTACAACGTGCGCATGATCGGGGCGAAGGCGGATGCCATTGAGAAGGGCGAAGACCGGCTGCTCTTCAAGAATGCCATGCTCAAGATCGGACTGGACCTGCCCCAGTCGGGCGTGGCCCACAAGATGGAGGAGGCCACTATCATTGCCGAAGAGATTGGCACCTACCCTCTCATCATCCGCCCTGCCTTCACGCTGGGCGGCAGCGGCGGCGGCATCGCGTACAACCGCGAAGAGTTCGAGACCATTGTGGCCCGCGGCATCGACATGTCTCCGGTGAACGAGGTGCTGATCGAGGAATCGCTCCTGGGTTGGAAGGAATTTGAAATGGAAGTGATGCGGGACCGCGCGGACAACTGCGTGGTCATCTGCTCCATTGAGAACCTGGACCCCATGGGTGTGCACACGGGTGACTCGATCACCGTGGCTCCCATCCAGACGCTCACAGACCGCGAGTACCAGATCATGCGGGATGCCAGCTTCGCCTGTATTCGCGAGATCGGGGTGGAGACGGGTGGGTCCAACATCCAGTTTGCCGTGCATCCCACCTCGGGCCGCATGATCGTGATCGAGATGAACCCCCGCGTGAGCCGCAGCTCCGCGCTGGCCTCCAAGGCCACAGGGTTCCCGATCGCCAAGATCGCCGCGAAGCTCGCTGTCGGCTACACGCTGGATGAGCTGAAGAACGATATCACCCGCGAGACTCCCGCCAGCTTCGAGCCCACCATCGACTACGTGGTGACCAAGGTGCCCCGGTTCACTTTTGAGAAATTCCCCGGGGCGGACACCACGCTGACCACCCAGATGAAGTCCGTGGGTGAGGCGATGGCCATCGGCCGCACCTTCAAGGAAAGCCTCCAGAAGGCGCTGCGTTCTCTGGAGATCAAGCGCTTCGGTCTGCTCGGTGACGGCGCAGACAGGGAAGTGGATGACGAGACGCTCACCACGAAGCTCACCGTGCCGAATGCGGAGCGCATCTTCTTCCTCGCCCAGGCCTTCGATCGGGGCTGGGATGTAGAGAAAGTGTTCTCACTCACCCAGATCGACCGCTGGTTCCTCCGGCAGATTCAGGAGATTGTGCACGCGACCCAGCAGATCTCGGTGAACACGTCCGAGCATCTCTTCAGCCAGATTCCCGCAGCGGAGCTCACTGAGGAGCGCAAAGCCTCGGTTCTGCGTGCCTCGATGCTCAAGCTTAAAAAGCAGGGCTTCTCAGACAAGCAGCTCGCCACCCAGTATGGCATCACTGAGCAGCAGATCCGTGCCGGCCGCATCAAGTACGGCGTGATCCCCACCTACCGTCTGGTGGATACCTGCGCCGCCGAGTTCGAGGCCTACACGCCCTACTACTACTCCACCTATGGGGTGGAGAATGAACGTCGCGACTCTGACAAGAAGAAGGTCCTCATTCTAGGGGGTGGTCCCAACCGCATCGGCCAGGGCATTGAGTTCGACTACTGTTGTGTGCATGCCGCCTTTGCTGCCCGTGAACTGGGTTTTGAGGCCATCATGGTCAACTCCAACCCTGAGACGGTATCCACGGACTATGACACCAGTGACAAGCTCTACTTTGAGCCGCTGACTCTGGAAGATGTGCTGAACATCTGCGAGCAGGAGAAGCCTTGGGGGGTGATTGTGCAGTTTGGTGGTCAGACGCCGCTGAATCTCGCTGCCGGGCTTGCCGCTGCGGGTGTGCCGATCATTGGCACCAGCCCCAAGAGCATCGAGCTCGCTGAGGACCGCAAACTCTTCGCTGCCTTGCTGGATGAGCTGGGCTTGAACCAGGCCCCCAGTGGCACGGCGGTCTCCACCGAGGAGGCCCTCGCCATCACCGCCCGCATTGGTTATCCGAGCCTTGTCCGCCCCTCCTTCGTGCTGGGTGGTCGCGCCATGCAGATCGTGTACAGCGACGCGGAACTCATTCACTACATGCAAAACGCCGTGGAGGCCAGCCCGGAGCGCCCGGTGCTCGTGGACCGCTTCCTGGAAGACGCCACCGAAGTGGACGTGGACTGCATCAGCGATGGCGAGACTACGGTAGTGGGTGCCATCATGGAGCACATTGAGGAAGCGGGTATTCACAGCGGCGACAGCGCCTGTGTGATCCCACCCTTCAGCCTGACCAAGGAGATGCAGGTCCGCATCACGGATGCCGCCAAGAAGCTGGCCCGCGCTCTGGACGTGCGTGGTCTGATGAACATGCAGCTCGCCGTGAAAGGCGATGATCTGTATGTCATCGAAGTCAATCCTCGTGCCAGCCGCACGGTGCCATTTGTCAGCAAGGCGATCGGCGTGCCGCTCGCCAAGTACGCGGCCAAGATCATGATGGGTGAGAAGCTCAAGGATCTAGGCTTCACCACCGAGGTGACTCCTCCCCACTACAGCGTCAAAGAAGCGGTTTTCCCCTTCAGCAAGTTCCCCGGCGTGGACATCACGCTAGGGCCTGAGATGAAATCCACCGGCGAGGTGATGGGCATCGACCCCGACCTCGGCATGGCCTTCGCCAAGAGCCAGATGGCCGCCGGTGGTGCCCTGCCAAAGGGGGGCAACATCTTCGTGAGCGTGAAGGAGGCTGACAAGGCCAGCGTGGCTGCCGTTTCCAAGGGCTACTCGGATCTCGGGTTCGTCCTCTACGCGACCCCTGGCACCGCCCAGCTTCTGGAGGCCGAGGGCATTCCCGTGAAGGTGCTTCCGAAACTGGCCAGCGGCCAGCGCCCGAATGTGCTGGACCTCATCAAGAACAAGCAGATCCAGTTCATCATCAACACGCCCTCTGGCAAGAGCCCGCGTGCCGATGAAATCAAGATCCGCACCGCCGCCGTGGCCAACCGCATCCCCATCATGACCACCCTGCGTGCTGCGGATGCAAGCCTGAGAGCGATCAAGTCCCTCCAGGCCGCTGACATTGAGGTGCGCGCCCTTCAGGATTATCACAAGGCTTGA
- a CDS encoding MlaE family ABC transporter permease: MDLLCLPGRLFLNFLIYMGQLAALLRELGIAIKSGVWRMRLVAQQIVSIGYGSQVVVIVTGAFTGAVFTAQTYFKFKDFGVETGVGAIVSVAMCRELGPVLAGLMVTGRVGAAMAAEIGTMKVTEQIDALRALGVHPVDYLMLPRFFAMLISMPLLIAESITFGLAASYCVVVFGFGVPSAWFWQHVVEHTNEEDIIYGMIKGLIFGILITVISCHQGLTASDGAVGVGIGTTRAVVYSSLALLICNFFLSLLLNYFFPLGTGM, translated from the coding sequence ATGGACCTCCTTTGCCTACCCGGACGTCTCTTCCTCAACTTCCTGATCTACATGGGTCAGCTTGCCGCGCTTTTGCGGGAGCTGGGCATTGCCATCAAGTCCGGGGTCTGGCGCATGCGCCTGGTTGCGCAGCAGATTGTCTCGATCGGCTACGGTTCCCAGGTGGTGGTCATCGTGACCGGAGCTTTCACTGGTGCGGTGTTCACGGCTCAGACCTATTTTAAGTTCAAAGACTTCGGGGTGGAAACTGGAGTGGGCGCGATCGTCTCGGTGGCCATGTGCCGTGAACTCGGCCCCGTGCTGGCAGGGCTGATGGTGACGGGGCGCGTGGGCGCGGCGATGGCGGCGGAGATTGGTACCATGAAGGTGACCGAGCAGATCGACGCCCTGCGAGCTCTCGGGGTGCATCCGGTGGATTACCTGATGTTGCCGCGGTTCTTCGCCATGCTCATCAGCATGCCGCTCCTCATCGCAGAGAGCATCACCTTCGGCCTCGCGGCCTCTTACTGTGTGGTTGTGTTTGGCTTCGGCGTGCCCAGCGCCTGGTTCTGGCAACATGTGGTGGAGCACACCAATGAGGAGGACATCATCTATGGCATGATCAAGGGTCTGATCTTCGGCATTCTGATCACGGTGATCTCCTGCCACCAGGGCCTCACGGCAAGCGATGGTGCAGTAGGGGTGGGCATCGGCACGACCCGTGCGGTCGTTTACTCCTCATTGGCACTGCTCATCTGCAATTTCTTCCTCTCCCTCCTTCTGAACTACTTCTTCCCGCTCGGCACTGGGATGTAA
- a CDS encoding ABC transporter ATP-binding protein — MAQAPPNSTPFISVRGLTRKIGWQEILRGLDLDVHRGETLMLIGPSGEGKSVLLKHLIGLMKPDSGTIVVNGTSMTGLRERQMAPVRKQIGILFQNAALFDSMTVEQNVGFPLMEGGIRDRKEIEQRVHEALEVVELSQHKDKMPVNLSGGMRKRVGIARAIVPRPQCVLYDEPTAGLDPIVSDVIDQMILRLQRRYGVTSIVVTHDMKSVFKIADRVAMLKRGVIHFLGTPEELRNSPDPEVQDFIEGRSGVTG, encoded by the coding sequence ATGGCCCAAGCCCCCCCCAATTCCACACCCTTCATCTCCGTTCGCGGCCTGACTCGCAAGATCGGCTGGCAGGAGATCCTGCGTGGGCTGGACCTGGATGTTCATCGAGGCGAGACCCTTATGCTCATCGGCCCCAGTGGCGAGGGGAAGAGCGTGCTGCTGAAGCACCTGATCGGTCTGATGAAGCCCGACAGCGGGACCATCGTCGTGAATGGAACGAGCATGACCGGCCTGCGGGAGCGTCAAATGGCCCCCGTGCGCAAGCAGATTGGCATCCTTTTCCAAAACGCAGCCCTCTTTGACAGCATGACGGTGGAGCAAAATGTAGGCTTCCCTCTGATGGAAGGTGGCATCCGGGATCGCAAGGAGATCGAGCAGCGCGTGCATGAGGCGCTGGAAGTCGTGGAACTGTCCCAGCACAAGGACAAGATGCCAGTGAACCTTTCCGGCGGCATGCGCAAGCGGGTGGGCATCGCCCGGGCCATCGTTCCCCGTCCTCAGTGCGTGTTGTATGATGAGCCCACGGCTGGTCTGGATCCGATCGTCTCAGACGTGATCGACCAGATGATCCTCCGCCTCCAGAGGCGTTATGGCGTGACCTCCATCGTGGTGACGCACGATATGAAGAGCGTCTTCAAGATCGCCGACCGTGTCGCCATGTTAAAGCGTGGGGTGATTCACTTCCTTGGAACGCCCGAGGAATTGCGCAACTCCCCGGATCCCGAAGTTCAAGACTTTATAGAGGGCCGCTCTGGTGTGACGGGCTGA
- a CDS encoding MlaD family protein has translation MEERDRKSELLVGLFLFVGMLLLAYLILQFGSVRELFRPTYPLTVELADGTGIREATPVMLGGSRVGKVTEKPTLNAAQNGVIISLQLYQDTKIGSDAKFGIGTSGLLGDSFIEIKPSGKTPATFIEPGAHIKGEVSAGLAGLQNSAEQIANKVDVALEDIRLAVADLRVSLKRVNEGAFSEKGMSDVKDSFAKFNNIVTRLDEKTLNEETSQNVKDAVHSFKEAAKALEEAVKKLQPAFAKLDGVVTKIDGVVTKADTVMGSADGAMKSIDESADAIGKVATDLRRGEGLLPALINDSALKTDFKNLISNMRQRGILFYKDKSDPGASPPLAPTQKSRSGSSRPNPPLGGRGR, from the coding sequence ATGGAAGAACGCGATAGAAAATCTGAATTGCTCGTCGGGCTGTTCCTGTTCGTAGGCATGCTGTTGCTCGCCTATTTGATCCTGCAGTTTGGCAGTGTGCGGGAGCTCTTCAGGCCGACGTACCCCCTGACGGTGGAGTTGGCCGATGGCACGGGCATCCGCGAAGCCACGCCGGTGATGCTGGGAGGCTCCCGCGTGGGCAAGGTGACGGAGAAGCCCACCCTCAATGCCGCCCAAAACGGGGTCATCATCTCCCTGCAGTTGTACCAGGACACAAAGATTGGCTCGGACGCCAAGTTCGGCATTGGCACCTCCGGCCTGCTGGGTGACTCGTTCATCGAGATCAAGCCGAGCGGGAAGACGCCCGCGACCTTCATCGAACCCGGAGCTCACATCAAAGGGGAGGTTTCCGCCGGGCTCGCCGGACTCCAGAACTCCGCCGAGCAGATCGCAAACAAGGTGGATGTGGCCCTCGAGGACATCCGGCTGGCCGTGGCGGACCTGCGAGTCTCGCTGAAGCGCGTCAATGAAGGCGCTTTTTCGGAGAAGGGCATGTCTGATGTGAAGGACTCGTTCGCGAAGTTCAACAACATCGTGACCCGCCTGGATGAGAAGACTCTGAACGAAGAGACCAGCCAGAACGTGAAAGATGCTGTGCACAGTTTTAAAGAAGCCGCCAAAGCCCTGGAGGAAGCCGTGAAGAAGCTCCAGCCCGCCTTTGCAAAGCTGGACGGCGTGGTGACCAAGATCGATGGTGTCGTCACGAAGGCTGATACCGTCATGGGCAGTGCCGATGGAGCCATGAAGTCCATTGACGAAAGCGCCGACGCAATCGGCAAAGTCGCCACGGACCTTCGCCGCGGCGAAGGCTTGCTGCCCGCATTAATCAACGATTCAGCGCTCAAGACTGACTTCAAGAACCTGATCTCCAACATGCGCCAACGGGGCATCTTGTTCTACAAGGACAAGTCCGACCCCGGTGCCAGCCCACCTCTGGCTCCCACTCAAAAGTCCCGCTCAGGCTCATCACGCCCCAATCCGCCTCTGGGCGGTCGGGGTCGCTGA
- a CDS encoding PIN/TRAM domain-containing protein has product MPVPWSIRLVRTLFLTVAVLIGATIALGFQQPAWLGIVCGLIAGGFFVLVDSLLAQFSFREFSFSVFGLLVGMFCAFLITKIGLFDLPWFRNLDVSTDSIRSIVEICLYSIFGFLGMSLALRSDRDQFSFIIPYVRFRRDASEGEPMLLDSNVIIDGRIPKVFATGFLSGRFVIPRFVLDELQRLADSREPLKSARGKRGLDCVQAMREAHGIELTIHEDPLHENQPVDTRLVTLARELNARLLTNDVNLGKVASVRSVTVLNFNDLARALQPEVATGDEFDLSLVKPGKDKHQAVGYLPDGAMIVVNHASQFLGETVPIVVSGTLQTSAGRLIFAELRSADTSVER; this is encoded by the coding sequence ATGCCTGTCCCTTGGTCCATCCGGCTTGTCCGGACCCTTTTTCTTACGGTAGCAGTTCTCATCGGTGCCACCATCGCGCTGGGCTTTCAGCAGCCCGCCTGGCTGGGGATTGTGTGCGGACTCATCGCGGGCGGATTCTTTGTGCTCGTGGACTCCTTGCTGGCTCAGTTCAGCTTTCGGGAATTCTCGTTCAGCGTTTTCGGTCTGCTTGTGGGCATGTTCTGCGCCTTCCTGATCACCAAGATCGGTCTGTTCGACCTGCCGTGGTTTCGCAATCTCGATGTTTCCACGGACTCCATTCGGAGCATCGTGGAAATCTGTCTCTACAGCATCTTCGGATTTCTGGGCATGAGTCTGGCCCTCCGCAGCGATCGCGATCAGTTTTCCTTCATCATTCCCTACGTACGCTTCCGCCGTGACGCCTCTGAAGGCGAGCCGATGCTGCTGGACAGCAATGTCATCATCGATGGCCGCATTCCCAAAGTTTTCGCCACTGGCTTTCTCAGCGGACGCTTTGTGATCCCCCGATTCGTGCTGGATGAGCTACAGCGTCTGGCCGACTCCCGGGAGCCGCTGAAAAGCGCACGTGGGAAACGTGGGCTGGACTGCGTGCAGGCCATGCGGGAGGCCCATGGCATCGAACTCACGATTCATGAAGATCCTCTACACGAGAACCAGCCTGTGGATACCCGGCTGGTCACCCTGGCCCGCGAGCTGAATGCCCGGCTCCTTACCAATGACGTAAATCTGGGCAAGGTGGCCTCTGTCCGGAGCGTGACCGTGCTGAACTTCAACGATCTTGCACGGGCCCTACAGCCGGAGGTCGCCACGGGGGATGAGTTTGACCTCAGCCTCGTCAAACCAGGCAAGGACAAGCATCAGGCAGTGGGCTATCTGCCCGATGGGGCCATGATCGTGGTCAATCACGCCTCTCAATTCCTGGGGGAAACCGTGCCCATCGTGGTAAGCGGCACCCTCCAAACGTCCGCAGGCAGATTGATCTTTGCGGAGCTTCGATCCGCTGACACCTCAGTGGAACGTTGA
- a CDS encoding DKNYY domain-containing protein, with translation MHSARRCWFRGLTLAALLSATQCNKEKPPGALDRSGYHVRGSKVYFLPNWTSRAWEIPEVELATFEFPLPKGTETDYARDRQSVYWRGNKISGVDPKTFEILDSGYAHDASNVYRNGTLICDDAAHFEMVSGNFVKNSHTVYALYPATTPVSHDPANFREISAQDGYSFCADLAQVFVNGNTIPGAHPATFRVLQGGYTQDAGQSFYFDKPMPEGTEIESLEILAGAYAKDAARVYHLGQVVAGADPATFIVTDDKFQRARDAHQEYEQGQRKPRPAPPEPPPQRGQ, from the coding sequence ATGCACTCCGCTCGACGCTGCTGGTTCCGAGGGCTGACGTTGGCGGCATTGCTCTCCGCCACCCAGTGCAACAAGGAAAAACCGCCCGGGGCGCTGGATCGCTCCGGCTATCATGTGCGCGGCAGCAAGGTTTACTTCCTGCCCAACTGGACCAGCCGCGCCTGGGAAATCCCCGAGGTGGAACTGGCCACCTTTGAATTTCCCCTGCCGAAAGGCACCGAAACGGACTACGCGAGAGACAGGCAATCCGTGTACTGGCGGGGAAACAAGATCTCGGGCGTGGACCCGAAGACCTTTGAGATCCTGGACTCAGGGTATGCGCACGACGCCTCAAACGTCTATCGCAACGGGACCCTGATCTGCGATGATGCCGCCCACTTCGAGATGGTGAGCGGCAACTTCGTCAAGAACAGCCACACCGTCTACGCCCTCTACCCGGCGACAACGCCGGTTTCCCATGACCCTGCCAACTTTCGCGAGATCTCCGCTCAGGATGGCTACAGCTTCTGCGCTGATCTCGCACAAGTGTTTGTGAACGGGAATACGATCCCCGGAGCCCATCCCGCGACCTTCCGGGTCCTGCAAGGCGGTTACACCCAGGATGCTGGGCAGAGCTTCTACTTTGACAAGCCCATGCCGGAAGGGACCGAGATCGAGTCCCTGGAGATCCTGGCGGGAGCCTACGCAAAGGACGCGGCGCGCGTCTATCACCTGGGTCAGGTGGTGGCAGGAGCAGATCCCGCCACCTTCATCGTCACTGATGACAAGTTTCAGCGTGCCAGAGATGCCCACCAGGAATACGAGCAGGGCCAACGCAAACCCAGGCCTGCCCCACCAGAACCACCTCCGCAAAGGGGTCAGTAA
- a CDS encoding redoxin family protein, with protein MKVLLNVLLCLLVPVSLTLGQDKPLELADVEGNPHQPLKVGDGKKAVVLLFVSPYCPTAGKFLPEFNRIAAEQSQSFSFYLVHSDPETKATDAYKQAVLNEVKSTVLLDKDQALAKKLNARITPECVVLNPAAEVVYQGRMNDLYLAPTKRQRQATTKELSDALEAIAAGKPVATPRTEAVGCKIGGLAP; from the coding sequence ATGAAAGTCCTCCTGAATGTCCTGCTCTGCCTTCTCGTCCCGGTCAGCCTCACCCTTGGCCAGGACAAGCCCCTTGAACTTGCCGATGTGGAGGGCAATCCCCACCAGCCGCTGAAGGTGGGGGATGGGAAGAAGGCGGTGGTGCTGCTCTTTGTCTCACCCTACTGCCCCACTGCGGGAAAGTTTCTCCCCGAGTTCAACCGCATCGCTGCCGAGCAGTCTCAGTCGTTTTCCTTTTACCTCGTGCATTCCGATCCTGAGACCAAGGCGACCGATGCCTACAAGCAGGCCGTCCTGAACGAGGTGAAGTCCACCGTGCTGCTCGACAAGGACCAGGCTCTGGCGAAGAAGCTGAATGCCCGCATCACGCCGGAGTGCGTGGTGCTGAACCCCGCGGCCGAGGTGGTTTATCAGGGGCGCATGAACGACCTCTACCTGGCCCCTACCAAACGCCAGCGTCAGGCCACGACCAAGGAACTCAGCGATGCGCTGGAGGCGATCGCCGCTGGCAAACCGGTGGCCACGCCGCGTACAGAAGCGGTGGGCTGCAAGATTGGGGGGCTGGCTCCCTGA